Proteins co-encoded in one Chroicocephalus ridibundus chromosome 6, bChrRid1.1, whole genome shotgun sequence genomic window:
- the ANXA8L1 gene encoding annexin A8-like protein 1, whose protein sequence is MAWWRAWSEAEGKPMTGALNFDPTPDAQTLYKAMKGLGTDEQAIIDVLTKRSNMQRQQIAKSFKGQFGKDLIESLKSELSGNFERLIVALMYSPFKYDAKELHDAMKGIGTSEDVIIEILASRTKAQIKEIIKAYKEEYGSDLEEDIKSETSGYLEQILVCLLQGERDNATLYVDTALAHQDAETLYAAGEKIRGTDEMQFITILCTRSAIHLLKVFEEYEKLAGKSIEDSIKSETNGSLEDAMLAIVKCTRNIRCYFAERLYDALKGAGTRDGTLIRVIVSRSEVDLNLIKVEFKRIAGKSLSSMILDDTSGDYKTALLNLCGSD, encoded by the exons ATGGCATGGTGGAGGGCCTGG agTGAAGCAGAGGGCAAGCCCATGACAGGTGCTTTAAACTTTGACCCCACACCTGATGCTCAGACTCTGTACAAGGCCATGAAAGGGCTTG GGACTGATGAACAGGCTATAATTGATGTCCTAACCAAGAGGAGCAATATGCAGCGTCAACAGATTGCCAAATCCTTCAAAGGACAGTTTGGAAAG GATCTGATTGAAAGCCTGAAGTCTGAACTGAGTGGCAACTTTGAGAGGCTCATTGTAGCTCTCATGTACTCCCCATTCAAGTATGATGCCAAGGAGCTCCACGATGCCATGAAG GGTATAGGAACAAGTGAAGATGTTATCATAGAGATCCTGGCATCCCGGACAAAAGCGCAGATTAAAGAGATAATCAAGGCGTACAAAGAAG AGTACGGTTCTGATCTGGAAGAAGACATAAAATCGGAAACAAGTGGCTACTTGGAACAGATTCTGGTTTGCCTTCTTCAG GGTGAGAGGGACAATGCCACTCTCTACGTGGACACAGCGCTGGCTCACCAGGATGCAGAG ACTCTCTATGCTGCTGGGGAGAAGATACGTGGCACTGACGAGATGCAGTTCATCACCATCTTGTGCACAAGGAGTGCCATACACTTGCTGAAAG tgtttgaAGAATATGAGAAACTGGCTGGTAAGAGCATAGAAGACTCTATCAAGAGTGAAACTAATGGTTCACTTGAGGATGCCATGCTGGCTATTG TGAAATGCACCAGGAACATTCGTTGCTACTTTGCAGAGAGGCTGTACGACGCTTTGAAG GGGGCTGGCACCCGTGATGGGACTCTTATTAGGGTGATCGTTTCTCGAAGTGAAGTTGACTTAAATCTTATAAAGGTTGAATTCAAGCGTATTGCAGGAAAGTCTCTCTCCAGTATGATTCTG gATGACACCAGTGGCGATTACAAGACAGCCTTACTGAATCTCTGTGGCAGTGACTGA